In Hamadaea flava, a genomic segment contains:
- a CDS encoding amidohydrolase family protein: protein MTEDVIDSHHHLWTSGYAWLAEPELAPIRRDYTVDDLRAQLSRAGVAKTVLVEAGRGDDAETTEFLALAAGTPEIAAVVGWADPLDPRLAEKLAAHRAGPGGAKLAGVRSQIQAESDPDFLARPDVIDGLAVIADAGLAFDLVIRAEQLPGAVVAARSLPHARLVLDHLGKPRIRTGAFSAWRTAVEYLAACPTVVAKLSGLVTEADWTGWQLDDLRPYAHVALEFFGPDRLLWGSDWPVVEVAGGYERWLAAARDLVPADLHPAVFAANAARTYGLD from the coding sequence GTGACCGAGGACGTGATCGACTCCCACCACCACCTCTGGACTTCCGGGTATGCCTGGCTCGCTGAGCCGGAGCTGGCCCCGATCCGCCGGGACTACACGGTCGACGACCTGCGGGCGCAGCTGTCCCGGGCCGGCGTCGCCAAGACGGTGCTGGTCGAGGCGGGTCGCGGCGACGACGCCGAGACGACCGAGTTCCTGGCCCTCGCCGCCGGCACGCCCGAGATCGCGGCCGTCGTCGGCTGGGCCGACCCGCTCGATCCGCGGCTCGCGGAGAAGCTCGCCGCCCATCGGGCCGGACCGGGCGGCGCCAAGCTGGCCGGCGTACGCAGCCAGATCCAGGCCGAATCCGACCCCGACTTCCTCGCCCGCCCGGACGTGATCGACGGGCTGGCCGTGATCGCCGACGCAGGGCTCGCCTTCGACCTCGTGATCCGGGCCGAGCAGCTGCCCGGCGCGGTCGTGGCGGCCCGGTCGCTGCCGCACGCCCGGCTCGTCCTCGACCACCTCGGCAAGCCGCGGATCCGCACCGGTGCGTTCAGCGCCTGGCGGACCGCTGTGGAGTATCTGGCCGCCTGCCCCACCGTGGTGGCGAAGCTGTCCGGCCTGGTGACCGAGGCGGACTGGACCGGTTGGCAGCTCGACGACCTGCGCCCGTACGCCCACGTGGCGCTGGAGTTCTTCGGCCCGGACCGGCTCCTGTGGGGGTCGGACTGGCCGGTGGTGGAGGTGGCCGGAGGCTACGAGCGCTGGCTGGCCGCCGCGCGCGACCTGGTTCCGGCCGACCTGCACCCGGCGGTCTTCGCCGCCAACGCCGCTCGCACGTATGGATTGGACTGA
- a CDS encoding enolase C-terminal domain-like protein has protein sequence MKITGMRVHDIRFPTSRTLDGSDAMNPDPDYSAAYVELLTDDGLTGYGLTFTIGRGNDVCVAAIEAMRSYVVGQAVDTVDLGEFARRLTHDSQLRWLGPEKGVMHLAAAAVINAVWDLTARRAGLPLWRLLSAYTPDQTVDLIDWRYLTDALTPAAAVDLLTDRVAGRGQRAAEISVAGYPAYTTSAGWLGYDDAKVTRLAQEAVADGFDMIKLKVGADIEDDLRRFRAARSAVGSGVRIAVDANQRWDVPEAIDWMKRLAPLDPYWIEEPTSPDEVLGHAAIRTGLREAGPGGRPIRVATGEHVHNRVMFKQLLQADAIDVVQIDACRVGGVTENLAILLLAAAFGKPVCPHAGGVGLCELVQHFSFYDYVAVSGSLDGRHLEYVDHLHEHFVDPVVIRDGRYLAPERPGFSAQMRSDTLTRYAFPDGPEWRVQ, from the coding sequence GTGAAGATCACCGGTATGCGGGTGCACGACATCCGCTTCCCGACCTCACGGACGCTCGACGGCTCCGACGCGATGAACCCGGATCCGGACTATTCGGCGGCGTACGTCGAGCTGCTGACCGACGACGGGCTGACCGGATACGGGCTGACCTTCACCATCGGCCGGGGCAACGACGTCTGTGTGGCGGCGATCGAGGCGATGCGCTCCTATGTGGTCGGTCAAGCCGTGGACACCGTGGATCTCGGGGAGTTCGCGCGGCGGCTGACGCACGACTCCCAGCTGCGCTGGCTCGGCCCGGAGAAGGGCGTCATGCACCTGGCGGCCGCCGCCGTCATCAACGCCGTCTGGGATCTGACCGCGCGCCGGGCCGGGTTGCCACTGTGGCGGCTGCTTTCGGCGTACACGCCGGATCAAACGGTCGACCTGATCGACTGGCGGTATCTGACCGACGCCTTGACCCCCGCGGCGGCCGTGGATCTGCTCACAGACCGAGTGGCGGGGCGCGGGCAGCGCGCGGCGGAGATCTCCGTCGCCGGATATCCGGCCTACACCACGTCGGCGGGCTGGCTCGGCTATGACGACGCCAAGGTGACCCGGCTCGCGCAGGAGGCGGTGGCCGACGGCTTCGACATGATCAAGCTGAAGGTCGGCGCCGACATCGAGGATGACCTGCGCCGGTTCCGGGCCGCTCGGTCAGCCGTCGGTTCCGGGGTACGCATCGCCGTCGACGCCAACCAGCGCTGGGACGTGCCCGAGGCGATCGACTGGATGAAGCGGCTCGCCCCGCTCGACCCCTACTGGATCGAGGAGCCGACCAGCCCGGACGAGGTGCTCGGGCACGCCGCCATCCGCACCGGGCTGCGCGAGGCGGGGCCGGGCGGGCGGCCGATCCGGGTCGCGACCGGTGAGCACGTGCACAACCGGGTCATGTTCAAGCAACTGCTCCAGGCCGACGCTATCGACGTGGTCCAGATCGACGCGTGCCGGGTCGGCGGGGTCACCGAGAACCTCGCGATCCTGCTGCTGGCGGCGGCCTTCGGCAAGCCCGTCTGCCCGCATGCGGGCGGCGTCGGGCTGTGCGAGCTGGTGCAGCACTTCTCGTTCTACGACTACGTGGCGGTCTCCGGTTCGCTGGACGGCCGTCATCTCGAATACGTCGACCACCTCCACGAGCACTTCGTGGACCCGGTGGTCATCCGGGACGGGCGCTACCTTGCGCCTGAGCGGCCGGGCTTCTCGGCGCAGATGCGTTCGGACACCCTGACCCGGTACGCCTTCCCGGACGGTCCGGAGTGGAGGGTCCAATGA
- a CDS encoding SDR family NAD(P)-dependent oxidoreductase produces the protein MNDFAGRVAAITGGASGIGAACAALFEARGATVAVVDLPDGDVSQPLEGVFERIAAEHGGVDILVNSAGISAVGPVEANSDEEWHRVLDVNVVGIVRASRAALPYLKASPHGGVIVNMSSIAATAGLVNRALYSASKGAVHALTLAMAADLVGDGVRVCCVAPGTVDTPWVARLLANAADPAAERTRLAARQPTGRLVTADEVAAAIAYLAGPGAGATTGTSLAVDGGMSGLRLVR, from the coding sequence ATGAACGACTTCGCGGGCCGGGTGGCCGCCATCACGGGTGGCGCGTCCGGCATCGGGGCGGCCTGTGCGGCGCTCTTCGAGGCGCGCGGCGCGACCGTCGCCGTCGTCGATCTGCCGGACGGCGACGTCTCGCAGCCGTTGGAAGGGGTGTTCGAGCGGATCGCCGCCGAGCACGGCGGGGTCGACATCCTCGTCAACAGCGCCGGGATCAGCGCGGTCGGGCCGGTCGAGGCCAACTCCGACGAGGAGTGGCACCGTGTGCTGGACGTCAACGTCGTCGGGATCGTCCGGGCGAGCCGGGCGGCGCTGCCCTATCTGAAGGCGTCGCCGCACGGGGGCGTCATCGTCAACATGTCGTCGATCGCGGCCACCGCCGGGCTGGTCAACCGGGCGTTGTACAGCGCTTCCAAGGGCGCGGTCCACGCCCTCACCCTGGCGATGGCGGCCGACCTCGTCGGCGACGGCGTACGGGTGTGCTGTGTCGCGCCGGGAACGGTGGACACGCCCTGGGTCGCCCGGCTGCTCGCCAACGCGGCTGACCCGGCCGCCGAACGCACCCGGCTGGCGGCCAGGCAACCCACCGGGCGCCTGGTCACCGCGGACGAGGTCGCGGCGGCGATCGCGTACCTGGCCGGGCCGGGTGCCGGGGCGACTACCGGGACGTCGCTCGCCGTCGACGGCGGGATGAGCGGGCTCCGGCTCGTCCGCTGA
- a CDS encoding fumarylacetoacetate hydrolase family protein — MKFLRVGPAGAEIPVALDDSTPAVLTCYDLRSLTADIDGEFLARVAAGLQLTGLPEIDIAGRRLGAPLARPGVILCIGQNYAAHAAESGQEPPTQPIMFYKAPNTLSGPYDDILIPRGSVKTDWEVELAVVIGKRARYLSSPEEGLRCVGAYAVSNDVSERTFQIEASGGQWSKGKSCETFNPLGPWLVTPDEVEAQGGPQQLRLRSWVNGEPRQDSSTGDMIFDVGTLIWHLSQFTVLEPGDIVNTGTPQGVALSGRFPYLQPGDLVEVEIDGIGHQRTRMAAA, encoded by the coding sequence ATGAAGTTCCTCAGGGTCGGCCCCGCCGGGGCCGAGATTCCGGTCGCCCTCGACGACTCGACGCCCGCCGTGCTCACCTGCTACGACCTGCGGTCGCTGACGGCTGACATCGACGGGGAGTTCCTGGCCCGGGTCGCGGCCGGGCTCCAGCTCACCGGGCTCCCGGAGATCGACATCGCCGGCCGGCGCCTCGGCGCGCCGCTGGCGCGCCCCGGCGTCATCCTCTGCATCGGGCAGAACTACGCCGCGCACGCCGCCGAGTCCGGGCAGGAGCCGCCGACCCAGCCGATCATGTTCTACAAGGCGCCGAACACGCTGTCCGGCCCGTACGACGACATCCTCATCCCCCGGGGCTCGGTGAAGACGGACTGGGAGGTCGAGCTGGCCGTCGTGATCGGCAAGCGGGCGCGCTACCTGTCCTCGCCCGAGGAGGGTCTGCGCTGCGTCGGCGCGTACGCCGTGTCGAACGACGTCTCCGAGCGGACCTTCCAGATCGAGGCCTCGGGCGGGCAGTGGTCGAAGGGCAAGAGCTGCGAGACGTTCAACCCGCTCGGTCCCTGGCTCGTGACGCCGGACGAGGTCGAGGCGCAGGGCGGGCCGCAGCAGCTCAGGCTGCGGAGCTGGGTCAACGGCGAGCCGCGGCAGGACTCCTCGACCGGCGACATGATCTTCGACGTCGGCACCCTCATCTGGCACCTGTCGCAGTTCACCGTGCTGGAGCCCGGCGACATCGTCAACACCGGTACGCCGCAGGGCGTCGCGCTGTCCGGCCGGTTCCCCTACCTCCAGCCGGGCGACCTGGTGGAGGTCGAGATCGACGGGATCGGGCATCAGCGTACGCGGATGGCGGCGGCGTGA
- a CDS encoding ATP-binding protein: protein MPPDHAAELVAERSFRLDGLSAVREVAAAATHRAGAGADRADVMMIIVNELATNAILYGGGAGRLRVWRTPEKVFCEVSDAGVGMPDPFSVGSEPATPDALSGRGLWLVRQLADGVEIHSGDAGTTVVAWLNLTDLALAPSRAQHAGHAASPG from the coding sequence ATGCCACCTGACCACGCTGCGGAGCTGGTCGCCGAGCGGTCCTTCCGGCTCGACGGTCTCTCCGCGGTCCGCGAGGTCGCGGCGGCCGCAACTCACCGGGCCGGCGCGGGAGCCGACCGGGCGGACGTGATGATGATCATCGTCAATGAACTAGCCACCAACGCGATCCTGTACGGCGGCGGGGCCGGTCGGCTGCGCGTGTGGCGTACGCCGGAGAAGGTGTTCTGCGAGGTCTCGGACGCGGGCGTCGGAATGCCCGATCCGTTCAGCGTGGGCTCGGAGCCGGCCACCCCGGACGCGCTCAGCGGCCGGGGGCTGTGGCTCGTCCGGCAGCTCGCCGACGGCGTGGAGATTCATTCCGGCGACGCCGGAACCACGGTGGTCGCCTGGCTGAACCTGACCGACCTGGCCCTGGCGCCGTCGCGTGCCCAGCACGCCGGCCATGCCGCCTCGCCCGGGTGA